A section of the Pseudomonas sp. Q1-7 genome encodes:
- a CDS encoding MFS transporter encodes MPQSALSPWSPLRQTTFRWLWLASIASNIGTWMHEVGAGWLMTSLSASPMNVALVQVAGSAPMFFLALPAGALADIVDRRRFLLLVQMWMALVAMSLALLTLGGLITVPLLLLLTLGMGIGTALMMPAWSALIPELVGRAELPAAIALSSVGVNVARAVGPAIAGVLVSLSGPWATFALNALSFFAVIAVLFFWHREIAPAVMPAERLFGAMRAGWRHSRASRPLQAVLVRAFAFFFGASAGMSLLPLIVRTELHGSATDFGLLLGCVGIGAVAGAMLLPHLRPRMGADWLVALASLLYALVIIALAFVRDLYLLIPVMLLSGGGWIAVLSSLQVAAQTSVPSWVKARALSVYILVFFGSMATGGMLWGFVASHSSIPLALCAAAAALLLGVGATAWFKLPVTDAEDLAPSLHWPVPIQVADQDPDRGPVMVTLEYDIAPEHWSAFQAAMAEVRRMRQRNGSFSWGLVQDAENPRIWSEFFFDESWLEHLRHHSRVTRAEQRIEAGARRYQTEGIVIQIRHRLSGRAG; translated from the coding sequence ATGCCCCAATCCGCCCTCTCACCCTGGAGTCCGCTGCGCCAAACCACCTTCCGCTGGCTGTGGCTGGCGAGTATCGCTTCGAACATCGGCACCTGGATGCATGAAGTTGGCGCCGGATGGCTAATGACTTCACTGTCCGCCAGCCCGATGAATGTGGCACTGGTCCAGGTCGCCGGTTCCGCGCCCATGTTCTTTCTTGCACTGCCGGCTGGGGCTCTGGCCGATATCGTGGACCGACGACGCTTTCTGTTGCTCGTGCAGATGTGGATGGCTCTGGTAGCCATGTCTCTGGCGCTGCTGACGCTGGGCGGGCTGATCACGGTACCGCTGCTGTTACTGCTGACCCTCGGCATGGGTATCGGTACGGCCTTGATGATGCCCGCCTGGTCGGCCCTGATCCCTGAGCTTGTGGGCAGGGCCGAGCTACCCGCCGCCATCGCCCTGTCCAGCGTAGGAGTCAACGTGGCGCGCGCCGTCGGCCCGGCAATAGCCGGGGTACTGGTCAGTCTGAGCGGGCCCTGGGCGACCTTTGCCCTCAATGCCTTGTCGTTCTTCGCAGTGATCGCGGTCCTTTTTTTCTGGCATCGTGAAATTGCCCCGGCGGTCATGCCGGCTGAACGACTGTTCGGAGCGATGCGTGCCGGCTGGCGCCACAGCCGAGCCTCCAGGCCGCTGCAAGCAGTACTGGTTCGCGCCTTTGCATTTTTCTTTGGCGCCAGTGCGGGTATGTCGCTGCTGCCGCTTATCGTGCGGACCGAGCTGCATGGCAGCGCAACTGACTTCGGTCTACTACTCGGCTGCGTAGGTATCGGGGCTGTCGCCGGGGCCATGCTGCTGCCACACCTGCGCCCGCGTATGGGCGCCGACTGGCTGGTTGCACTGGCCAGCCTGCTGTACGCGCTGGTAATAATCGCCCTGGCTTTCGTGCGCGACCTGTACCTGCTGATCCCGGTAATGCTGCTGAGTGGCGGAGGCTGGATCGCCGTGCTTTCCAGCCTGCAGGTAGCGGCACAAACTTCGGTGCCGAGTTGGGTCAAGGCTCGAGCACTGTCGGTGTACATACTGGTGTTCTTCGGCAGCATGGCCACCGGCGGCATGCTCTGGGGTTTCGTCGCCAGTCACAGCTCGATCCCTCTGGCCCTCTGTGCCGCAGCCGCAGCCTTGCTGCTGGGTGTTGGCGCCACAGCCTGGTTCAAGCTGCCGGTTACCGATGCGGAGGACCTGGCGCCCTCGCTGCACTGGCCCGTGCCGATACAAGTCGCCGACCAGGATCCTGATCGCGGGCCCGTCATGGTCACCCTCGAATACGACATTGCCCCCGAGCATTGGTCGGCCTTTCAGGCGGCCATGGCCGAAGTGCGACGCATGCGCCAGCGCAATGGCTCGTTTTCCTGGGGGCTGGTGCAGGACGCCGAGAACCCGCGCATTTGGTCCGAATTCTTCTTCGACGAGTCCTGGCTCGAACACCTGCGCCACCACAGCCGGGTCACCCGCGCCGAGCAGCGCATCGAGGCCGGGGCCAGGCGCTATCAGACCGAAGGCATCGTGATTCAGATCCGCCACCGGTTATCCGGGCGGGCAGGCTGA
- a CDS encoding antibiotic biosynthesis monooxygenase produces the protein MDELGIVTLIVRHRIKAGREDAYEQWLRRTTRIASTYPGHLGVNVIRDLDRFVCVLRFAGTHELQCWLDSSERRHLVNEVAPLLTEGDQTEAETSREFWFAPSSAVSPPRWKQACVTYLVILPLSLLVPLLWQPVFAGLPWLGGYVPSNVLITLSIVVLVVYLFMPTVTALFDAWLNPS, from the coding sequence ATGGACGAACTCGGCATAGTCACATTGATCGTGCGCCACAGGATCAAAGCGGGACGGGAAGATGCCTACGAACAATGGCTACGGCGCACCACCCGCATCGCCAGCACCTACCCAGGCCATCTGGGGGTGAACGTGATACGCGATCTGGATCGGTTCGTCTGCGTGCTGCGCTTTGCCGGTACTCACGAGCTGCAGTGCTGGCTGGACTCCAGCGAGCGTCGGCACCTCGTCAACGAAGTGGCGCCGCTGCTGACCGAAGGCGACCAGACAGAAGCCGAGACCAGCCGTGAGTTTTGGTTTGCCCCGAGCTCTGCGGTGTCACCACCACGCTGGAAGCAAGCCTGCGTCACCTATCTGGTGATCCTGCCCCTGAGCCTCCTGGTGCCACTGCTGTGGCAACCGGTGTTTGCTGGTCTTCCGTGGCTAGGAGGCTATGTCCCGAGCAATGTGCTGATCACGCTGAGCATCGTTGTGTTGGTCGTCTATCTGTTCATGCCCACAGTCACCGCTCTATTCGACGCCTGGCTAAACCCAAGTTGA
- a CDS encoding amidohydrolase: MSKDPSSNSRRQFLAASTVLGAAGALWSALPFAGDTGSTHASTQGGSMTADLILFNGRLHTVDREKPTASAVAIKDGRFLAVGSDAEAMALRGDATQVIDLKQRTVIPGLNDSHLHLIRGGLNYNLELRWEGVPSLADALRMLKDQADRTPSPQWVRVVGGWNEFQFAEKRMPTLEEINRAAPDTPVFILHLYDRALLNRAALKAVGYTKDTPNPPGGEIQRDGNGNPTGMLIARPNATILYATLAKGPKLPLEYQVNSTRQFMRELNRLGLTSAIDAGGGYQNYPDDYQVIQELANQGQLSVRIAYNLFTQKPKEELKDFQNWSKVVKPGDGSDFFRHNGAGEMLVFSAADFEDFLEPRPDLPQTMEQELEPVVRHLVEQRWPFRLHATYDESISRMLEVFEKVNRDIPFNGLPWFFDHAETISPKNIERVRALGGGIAIQDRMAFQGEYFVDRYGAKAAEKTPPIQRMLSEGVPVGAGTDATRVSSYNPWTSLYWLVSGRTVGGLELYPQGLSRDTALELFTHGSAWFSSEQGKKGQIKVGQLADLAALSADYFSVDEEAIKWIESVLTIVDGKVVHAAAEFDKLGPPQVPVLPEWSPVAMVPGHWKPAAPLAAQVHQCVGACAVHAHSHERARQSSVPVSDYQGFWGALGCSCFAF; the protein is encoded by the coding sequence ATGAGCAAAGACCCATCCAGCAACAGCCGCCGCCAGTTCCTCGCCGCCAGCACCGTGCTCGGCGCCGCCGGCGCGCTCTGGTCCGCACTGCCTTTCGCCGGTGACACCGGCTCCACCCATGCCAGCACTCAAGGGGGTTCCATGACCGCTGACCTGATCCTGTTCAACGGCCGCCTGCACACGGTCGACCGTGAAAAGCCTACCGCCAGTGCCGTGGCGATCAAGGACGGCCGCTTCCTCGCCGTCGGCAGCGACGCCGAAGCCATGGCCCTGCGCGGTGACGCCACCCAGGTCATCGACCTCAAGCAGCGCACCGTCATCCCCGGCCTCAACGACTCGCACCTGCACCTGATCCGTGGCGGCCTCAACTACAACCTGGAACTGCGCTGGGAAGGCGTGCCCTCCCTGGCCGACGCCCTGCGCATGCTGAAAGACCAGGCCGACCGCACCCCCAGCCCGCAGTGGGTACGCGTAGTGGGCGGCTGGAACGAATTCCAGTTCGCCGAAAAACGCATGCCCACCCTGGAGGAGATCAACCGCGCCGCGCCGGACACCCCGGTGTTCATCCTCCACCTCTACGATCGCGCTCTGCTCAACCGCGCCGCCCTCAAGGCCGTGGGCTACACCAAGGACACCCCCAACCCGCCCGGTGGCGAGATCCAGCGCGACGGCAACGGCAACCCCACCGGCATGCTCATCGCCCGACCGAATGCCACCATCCTCTACGCCACTCTGGCCAAGGGGCCGAAGCTGCCGCTGGAGTACCAGGTCAACTCCACCCGCCAGTTCATGCGCGAGCTCAACCGCCTGGGGCTGACCAGCGCCATCGACGCCGGCGGCGGCTACCAGAACTACCCCGACGACTACCAGGTGATCCAGGAACTGGCCAACCAGGGCCAGCTCAGCGTGCGCATCGCCTACAACCTGTTCACCCAGAAGCCCAAGGAAGAACTCAAGGACTTCCAGAACTGGAGCAAGGTGGTCAAGCCTGGTGACGGCAGCGACTTCTTCCGCCACAACGGCGCCGGCGAGATGCTGGTGTTCTCTGCCGCCGACTTCGAAGACTTCCTCGAACCGCGCCCGGACCTGCCGCAGACCATGGAGCAGGAACTGGAACCGGTGGTGCGCCACCTGGTGGAGCAGCGCTGGCCCTTCCGCCTGCACGCCACCTACGACGAATCCATCTCGCGCATGCTGGAGGTGTTCGAGAAGGTCAACCGCGACATTCCCTTCAACGGCCTGCCCTGGTTCTTCGATCATGCCGAAACCATCTCGCCGAAGAACATCGAGCGCGTCCGCGCCCTCGGCGGCGGTATTGCCATCCAGGACCGCATGGCCTTCCAGGGTGAGTACTTCGTCGACCGCTATGGCGCCAAGGCCGCCGAAAAGACCCCACCCATCCAGCGCATGCTCAGCGAGGGCGTGCCGGTGGGCGCCGGCACCGACGCCACGCGGGTGTCCAGCTACAACCCCTGGACCTCACTGTACTGGCTGGTAAGCGGGCGCACCGTGGGTGGCCTTGAGCTTTATCCACAGGGCCTGTCCCGCGACACCGCGCTGGAGCTGTTCACCCACGGCAGCGCCTGGTTCTCCAGCGAGCAGGGCAAGAAGGGCCAGATCAAGGTGGGCCAGTTGGCGGATCTCGCGGCGCTGTCGGCGGATTACTTCAGCGTCGATGAGGAAGCCATCAAGTGGATCGAGTCGGTGCTGACCATCGTCGACGGCAAGGTGGTCCATGCCGCCGCCGAGTTCGACAAGCTCGGCCCGCCGCAAGTGCCGGTGCTGCCCGAGTGGTCGCCGGTGGCCATGGTGCCCGGCCACTGGAAGCCCGCCGCACCCCTTGCCGCCCAGGTGCACCAGTGCGTCGGCGCCTGCGCCGTGCATGCCCACAGTCATGAGCGAGCGCGCCAGTCCAGCGTGCCGGTGAGCGACTACCAGGGCTTCTGGGGCGCGCTGGGCTGCTCCTGCTTCGCCTTCTGA
- a CDS encoding MFS transporter — protein MSSGNPATADSSTAFAVATPALSRSLVLFLAFCCGAVVANLYYAQPIVELIAPSIGLSSAHASLIVSLTQFGYALGLLFLVPLADLLENRRLLVGFTFAAALCLAAAAFSQTPTLFLVSALLIGLTSVAVQILVPLAAHMAPEESRGRVVGNIMSGLLLGILLSRPLASTLAEAFGWRGVFYSAAALMAVMALVMGVLLPRRVPAHQASYGALIASVFTLVRRYAVLRERSLYQGLLFASFSSFWTIAPIELVRQHGFSQTEVAIFALVGAVGAIAAPIAGRLADAGHSIRSTAFALLLAPLALLAGSLPGGDWAWMVVTAVLLDFAVQLNMVLGQREVYTLDPNSRARLNAVYMTSIFVGGALGSLIASPLYEYVGWASFACLSALPPAVAMLMFILRSRGFAKG, from the coding sequence ATGTCTTCTGGTAACCCCGCAACCGCCGACTCCAGCACAGCGTTCGCCGTTGCGACGCCAGCATTGTCCAGATCCCTGGTGCTGTTTCTTGCATTCTGCTGCGGCGCAGTAGTCGCCAACCTCTATTACGCGCAGCCGATCGTGGAGCTGATCGCTCCGTCCATTGGTCTTTCGAGCGCTCACGCTAGCCTGATCGTTTCTCTGACCCAGTTCGGCTACGCCCTTGGCCTGCTGTTCCTTGTGCCCCTGGCAGATCTGCTGGAGAACCGGCGACTGCTTGTCGGATTCACCTTCGCCGCGGCTCTTTGCCTGGCGGCTGCCGCGTTCAGCCAAACACCCACTCTGTTTCTCGTCAGCGCGCTGCTGATTGGTTTGACCTCGGTAGCCGTGCAGATCCTTGTGCCACTCGCCGCGCACATGGCTCCGGAAGAGTCCCGTGGCCGTGTGGTAGGCAACATCATGAGTGGCCTGCTGCTGGGAATCCTGCTGTCCCGTCCGCTGGCCAGCACGCTGGCTGAAGCCTTTGGGTGGCGTGGGGTGTTCTACAGTGCGGCAGCCTTGATGGCAGTGATGGCGCTGGTCATGGGGGTTCTACTCCCGCGTCGGGTGCCGGCGCATCAGGCCAGTTATGGCGCTCTGATCGCTTCGGTATTCACGCTGGTCCGGAGGTACGCGGTACTGCGAGAACGTTCTCTCTACCAGGGCTTGCTGTTCGCCAGTTTCAGTAGTTTCTGGACCATCGCGCCCATCGAGCTGGTCCGTCAGCACGGCTTCAGCCAGACCGAGGTCGCGATCTTCGCCCTGGTCGGAGCGGTAGGCGCCATCGCTGCGCCCATCGCCGGGCGTTTGGCTGACGCTGGGCACAGTATCCGTAGTACCGCCTTCGCGCTCTTGCTGGCGCCTCTCGCGCTGCTTGCCGGCTCGCTACCAGGGGGCGATTGGGCATGGATGGTTGTCACTGCCGTACTGTTGGATTTCGCCGTCCAGTTGAACATGGTGCTCGGTCAGCGTGAGGTGTACACCCTTGATCCAAATAGCAGGGCTCGCCTGAATGCGGTGTACATGACCAGCATCTTCGTTGGCGGAGCCCTGGGTTCGCTGATCGCCAGCCCGCTTTACGAGTACGTTGGCTGGGCGTCCTTCGCCTGCTTGTCTGCCTTGCCGCCGGCGGTCGCCATGCTGATGTTCATTCTGCGGTCTCGTGGCTTCGCGAAGGGCTGA
- a CDS encoding alpha/beta hydrolase — translation MSLPRSPIVAALSLASSLAWAAGSPGVEQDTQNFLQALEAGGGKPLEEMTAQEARAVLVGAQASVKVDLSGIRTEEKTIQVSGQPIKLTIVRPEGATGKLPVFMFFHGGGWVLGDYPTHARLIRDLVVNSGAVAVYVGYTPSPEAHYPTAINQAYAATRWVAEHGEEISVDASRLAVAGNSVGGNMAAVVSLMAKEKGTPQIRFQALLWPVTDANLETASYNQFAQGHFLTKPLMKWFWDNYTTDNQQRAEILASPLRASLEQLQGLPPALIQTAEFDVLRDEGEAYARKLDTAGVAVTATRYNGMIHDFGLLNPLAHISGAQSAMLQAGAELKKHLQ, via the coding sequence ATGAGCCTGCCAAGAAGCCCAATCGTCGCTGCACTCAGCCTTGCCAGCAGCCTTGCCTGGGCGGCCGGGAGCCCCGGCGTCGAGCAGGACACCCAGAATTTTCTCCAGGCCCTGGAGGCGGGTGGCGGCAAGCCGCTGGAGGAGATGACCGCGCAGGAGGCGCGTGCCGTTCTGGTCGGTGCGCAGGCCTCGGTAAAAGTCGACCTCTCCGGAATCCGCACCGAGGAAAAGACCATCCAGGTGAGTGGTCAGCCGATCAAACTGACCATCGTTCGTCCCGAAGGGGCCACGGGCAAGCTGCCGGTGTTCATGTTCTTCCATGGCGGTGGCTGGGTCCTCGGCGACTACCCGACCCACGCACGCTTGATTCGCGACCTGGTTGTGAACTCCGGGGCGGTCGCTGTCTATGTCGGTTACACCCCCTCGCCGGAGGCACACTACCCCACCGCGATCAATCAGGCCTATGCCGCTACGCGCTGGGTGGCCGAGCATGGCGAGGAGATATCAGTCGACGCTTCACGCCTGGCGGTAGCCGGCAACAGCGTCGGCGGCAATATGGCAGCGGTGGTGAGCCTGATGGCCAAGGAAAAGGGCACCCCGCAGATCCGCTTCCAGGCCCTGCTCTGGCCGGTAACGGACGCCAACCTGGAAACCGCCTCCTACAACCAGTTTGCCCAAGGCCATTTCCTGACCAAACCGCTGATGAAGTGGTTCTGGGACAACTACACCACCGACAACCAGCAACGTGCGGAAATCCTTGCCTCGCCTTTGCGCGCCTCGCTCGAGCAGCTTCAGGGGCTGCCACCCGCGCTGATCCAGACAGCCGAGTTCGACGTGCTGCGCGATGAGGGTGAAGCCTACGCACGCAAACTCGATACCGCCGGCGTCGCGGTCACCGCCACCCGCTACAACGGAATGATTCACGACTTCGGCCTGCTCAACCCGCTGGCCCATATCAGCGGCGCGCAATCGGCGATGCTGCAAGCCGGAGCAGAGCTAAAGAAACACCTGCAATAG